CACTTAAAAAAGAGCAAAATAAAAACACCCTACTTCTAGAGTGTTATTTCTTACCTGCTTTCCATCTGTAACCGCATTTTAAACAGGTTATTTCTATTTTATCTTTTCCTATAAATCCTCCTACACCGCCTAAAAGTAATGCTTTGCCAATACTAAACCCTCTTTTATTAGCTGTTATTTGTGTAGAGCCACATTTAGGGCAACACACCACATCTTCATCTTTTGATTTTGGTTTTACCTTCTCTGCTTTTTTAATTCCTGTAACATCTGTTAAAGTTACTTTTTCAGAAAAGAATTTTAAAACTTCTTCAACCTTTTCATTATTACCTTTGTAAAACATAATACTATTTTTATTTAAACTAGCATCTTCTAACTTTTCTACGTTTTGTCCACTGTTATTAGTACAAAATGTTATAAAGCCTTGTGTCCATGTAGTTGCCATTTGATACTTAATCTCTGTTATTTTATTATTTGCAATTTCAAGTCTTCCTACATTGACTTTATCATCTGTAACACTAAGTTTCTTTAGTATACCTTTTACTTGAATTTCCATATAGTCGCCCCCCAATGCCATAATTTATTACATTATACCACTTTTAGAGGTCAAAATAAAAAGTACCTACTATTTAACTTAGTAAGTACTTTTATATTAACTTTATATATTTGACAATATCTTTTAACTTTTCGCCTTGTATTATCCAGTTATCAGCCATATCCATAAATGAATTAAATTCATTTTCATCTTCATCATTACCGGCTTCACCTGTGTAATATTTATCATTAAGCAAACATATTACATACTCTTTATCTTTATAATAAAAAGTAATATCATCAGTTTCACTTTGATATTGTAAATCTTTAAGATTCATAGTATCACTCCTTCAATATATCCCTATGCTGTCTTCTTTCCTTTTTAGTCAGTTCTTTAACTTCTCTTGAAATCATTTTTTCTTCTTTATCCCACTTATAAATGTGGCTATGTTCTCCATGCTTACCATAAGGATGCTGTTTAGGTCTATTATGATGTCCCGAATGAATTTGTTTAACCATCATTCCATATTTATCATATAAAGTCCTATCAACTTGATTAAAGCCATTTTTACTAACTTTATCACTCTCTATTACTGAATAAGGTTTATGTTTTCTTGGAGGACTATAATGTTCTCCCTTATGATCCTCTGTTATTTTTATTATACCATCTTTGGTGTACCAGTATCCACCTTTATAAACATCATTTCCAAATCTTTTACTGTACCATTCATTATAATTCTCATATTCTATAATATCTCCAGTAGTATTATCTCTCCTTAAATTCGACGCTATATCTTCAACTATAGATATAGTGTCACATCTACAATGAATATCTTCACTTGCTACACCAAACAATCTAGGTTGCAAGGCTTTATATCCTCTTATTTCAAATTCTTCATCTATACCTATAGTTACACCATCTAATGCTCTATGTGTATCTCTTGTTTTATGATCTAATGTTGAAATCCATCTTTTCTTTAATCCTATTCCTAATTTACTTGCTTCTTGATAACTATCTTCTCTTGCTAAACTTCTAAGTCTGTTTCCTTCTGTTATCGCTATCCTTAAAGCTTGTTTATAATCAGCTACCCCTATATTGCTTATATCAACGGCTATATCTCTATACCCAGAACCATTTATAAGACCTCTTGTTAAAGCTCCTTTAGTTTTAAGCTTAAGATTATGTAAATGCTTATCATATAATCTTTCACTTAACCTTAATCCATCTATAGGCATCTGAATAGCTTTTTCTACTGTTTTAGTATCAATCATTGTAAAATCTAATGTTAATCCATTCTCTACTTCTAATTGATAGAATAAACCATTATATGTTTTAGAATAAGCTTCTTTAGCATGATTGCTTATCAACGTTTCATTATTTTTATAAGTATTATCTAATACATTATTTATTTGATTGAGCAATGACTTTAACCTATCTACTTTTAACCATTCTTGAAAACTTAAATCTCCATATCTATTTAAATAAGAGTTTAAAAGCTTTTTCATTTCTATAAGTGACGATTTATAATTAGCAAGCAATAACTTATTTGTATCCTTTTCTCCTTCTTCAAGAAGCTTTAATATCTCTAAATAATATTTACTAAGCTTCTCCATTGTCTTGATCCTCATTTATTTCTTTTTCTGTTATTGCATCTAAATTAATAGGTGCATAAGGTTGCATGTCTATTTTTTCTTTAACTTCTTCATAATCGAGTTCAAGAATATCACATAGTAATTTTAATACTGTATCATCATCAAGTCTTGTTGCAGCAGTAAGAACATTATTTATTAATTGTCCTTGTTTCTCTGCTTCTATTTTTTCATTATTAGCAATATCATTTTCATTAACCATAGTTTCTCTTACTATGTTAATATCAATATCCATATAGTTATAAGCTTTATTAAACCTCTTATTAATGTTTTCTACTATAACTTTTAATAACTGTCTTATAAGCTTTCTAAGTCTTATTTCTGCCTTATTACATTTTAAATCCAATAAAGCATATCTAGATTTAATAACTACATTAGTAACATTTCCATCTCCTATTTGGCTACTATCAAA
This Clostridium novyi NT DNA region includes the following protein-coding sequences:
- a CDS encoding phage minor head protein, which produces MEKLSKYYLEILKLLEEGEKDTNKLLLANYKSSLIEMKKLLNSYLNRYGDLSFQEWLKVDRLKSLLNQINNVLDNTYKNNETLISNHAKEAYSKTYNGLFYQLEVENGLTLDFTMIDTKTVEKAIQMPIDGLRLSERLYDKHLHNLKLKTKGALTRGLINGSGYRDIAVDISNIGVADYKQALRIAITEGNRLRSLAREDSYQEASKLGIGLKKRWISTLDHKTRDTHRALDGVTIGIDEEFEIRGYKALQPRLFGVASEDIHCRCDTISIVEDIASNLRRDNTTGDIIEYENYNEWYSKRFGNDVYKGGYWYTKDGIIKITEDHKGEHYSPPRKHKPYSVIESDKVSKNGFNQVDRTLYDKYGMMVKQIHSGHHNRPKQHPYGKHGEHSHIYKWDKEEKMISREVKELTKKERRQHRDILKE